One Ignavibacterium sp. DNA segment encodes these proteins:
- the rfaE2 gene encoding D-glycero-beta-D-manno-heptose 1-phosphate adenylyltransferase: MNSIKSIEELKEIRNRLKVTNKKVVFTNGCFDLIHSGHVDYLVKAKELGDILIVALNSDQSIKRIKGDKRPILKQEERAFIVSNLKPVDYVTFFDEDTPAEIINELLPDILVKGADWSIDKIVGRDIVEANGGIVKTIRFVNDQSTSKIIQLIKDRF; encoded by the coding sequence ATGAACAGTATTAAATCAATTGAAGAATTGAAAGAAATCCGTAATCGGTTAAAAGTGACAAACAAAAAAGTTGTATTTACAAACGGCTGTTTTGATTTAATTCATTCCGGACATGTTGATTATCTTGTTAAAGCAAAAGAGCTGGGTGATATTCTTATTGTTGCCTTGAATTCGGATCAATCAATTAAACGGATTAAAGGAGATAAAAGACCAATCTTAAAACAGGAAGAAAGAGCTTTTATAGTTTCCAATCTTAAACCCGTAGATTATGTAACTTTTTTTGATGAAGATACTCCTGCAGAAATTATTAATGAATTACTACCAGATATATTGGTTAAAGGTGCAGATTGGTCTATTGATAAAATTGTTGGAAGAGATATAGTTGAGGCTAATGGCGGCATAGTAAAAACAATCAGGTTTGTAAATGATCAATCTACTTCAAAAATTATTCAACTTATAAAAGACCGCTTTTAA
- a CDS encoding bifunctional UDP-3-O-[3-hydroxymyristoyl] N-acetylglucosamine deacetylase/3-hydroxyacyl-ACP dehydratase translates to MVELQRTISKPVSLSGIGLHTGTECTMTFKPAPINSGIKFIRVDLGGNPEIPAIADNVVDISRGTTIGIGEAKVYTVEHVLAAIAGLQIDNINVELDGMEPPIGDGSAISYVNALLEAGIEQQDAPKDYLIIDETVMYSDAARQVDIVALPLDKYRLTVMVDYQNPALGSQHTGLFDLDKEFVTEFASARTFCFLSEVEDLADQGLIKGGDLDNAVVIVDRQLNQKQLDDLGARIGIKDKFILGEKGILNNKELRYKNEPVRHKLLDLIGDLALIGVPIKAQILAARPGHKANVEFARQIRKLYQQKKLVKKFQFVKKEGVVFDVNAISRILPHRYPFLLVDKIVHLEVEKKVIGVKCVTVNEPFFQGHFPGQPVMPGVLIIEAMAQTGGILLLNSLPDFEEKLVYFMQINNAKFRKPVVPGDQLFLEVELLQKKSKIFTMAGKVYVDDLLVAEADFMAGIVDRPKKVEE, encoded by the coding sequence ATGGTAGAACTTCAGAGAACTATCTCGAAACCAGTTTCATTGAGTGGAATTGGTTTACATACAGGTACTGAATGTACAATGACTTTTAAACCCGCACCAATTAATTCCGGGATAAAATTTATCCGTGTTGATCTTGGTGGAAATCCGGAAATACCTGCAATTGCAGATAATGTTGTTGATATTTCCAGAGGTACAACAATTGGAATCGGTGAGGCAAAAGTTTACACAGTAGAGCATGTTTTAGCGGCAATAGCCGGTCTCCAAATAGATAATATTAATGTTGAGCTTGATGGTATGGAACCTCCAATCGGTGACGGCAGCGCAATATCCTATGTTAATGCTTTATTGGAAGCAGGAATTGAGCAGCAGGATGCCCCTAAGGATTATCTTATTATTGATGAAACAGTAATGTATTCAGATGCTGCAAGACAGGTTGACATTGTTGCTCTTCCACTTGATAAATATAGATTAACAGTTATGGTTGATTATCAAAATCCTGCTCTTGGCAGTCAGCATACAGGATTGTTTGATCTTGACAAAGAGTTTGTTACAGAGTTTGCATCTGCAAGAACTTTTTGTTTTCTAAGTGAAGTTGAGGATTTAGCTGATCAGGGTTTAATAAAAGGCGGCGATCTTGATAATGCAGTAGTAATTGTTGATCGTCAGTTAAATCAGAAGCAGCTTGATGACCTTGGAGCGCGGATTGGTATTAAAGATAAATTTATATTGGGCGAAAAAGGAATTTTAAACAATAAAGAACTTCGTTATAAAAATGAACCGGTAAGACATAAACTTTTGGATTTAATCGGCGACCTTGCATTAATCGGTGTGCCAATTAAGGCTCAGATTCTTGCAGCAAGACCGGGACATAAAGCAAATGTTGAATTTGCAAGACAAATAAGAAAACTTTATCAGCAGAAAAAGCTTGTAAAGAAATTTCAGTTTGTCAAAAAAGAAGGTGTTGTATTTGATGTTAATGCTATCAGCAGAATACTTCCGCACCGATATCCGTTTTTATTGGTTGATAAAATAGTTCATCTTGAGGTTGAGAAAAAAGTAATTGGAGTAAAATGTGTTACAGTAAATGAGCCTTTTTTCCAGGGACATTTTCCAGGGCAGCCGGTAATGCCTGGTGTTTTGATTATTGAAGCAATGGCTCAGACAGGTGGAATTCTGTTACTGAACTCGCTTCCTGATTTTGAAGAAAAGCTGGTTTACTTTATGCAGATTAACAATGCAAAATTCCGCAAACCGGTTGTGCCCGGCGATCAATTGTTTTTAGAAGTTGAATTGCTGCAGAAAAAATCCAAGATATTTACAATGGCTGGTAAAGTTTATGTTGATGATTTGCTTGTAGCTGAAGCAGATTTTATGGCTGGCATTGTTGACAGACCAAAGAAAGTTGAAGAATAA
- the lpxA gene encoding acyl-ACP--UDP-N-acetylglucosamine O-acyltransferase, whose product MNNIHPTAIVSSKAKLGDNITVAPYAIIEEDVEIGNDCQIGPSAVIYNGARIGNRVKIKQSASIAHVPQDLKFENEPSYFYIGDDTVIHEFATMHRGTKETGFSRVGNRCLIMAYSHVAHDCVVGDNVILANGVQLAGHVQVDDWAILGGMCGIHQFCHIGKHVMMSVNSVAVKDVPPFVLCGRAPMKFEGLNVVGLRRRGFSNNDIEVLKKAYNYIYNSGLNVSEGLVRVESELSDNNYAADIISFVKSSKRGIIGK is encoded by the coding sequence ATGAATAATATTCATCCTACCGCTATTGTAAGCAGTAAAGCTAAGCTTGGTGATAATATTACTGTTGCACCTTACGCTATTATTGAAGAAGATGTTGAAATTGGAAATGATTGTCAGATCGGACCATCGGCAGTTATTTACAATGGTGCAAGAATTGGGAATAGAGTTAAAATAAAACAGTCAGCTTCTATTGCGCATGTTCCGCAAGACTTAAAGTTCGAAAACGAGCCATCATATTTTTATATAGGTGATGATACAGTAATTCATGAATTTGCAACAATGCACAGGGGTACGAAAGAAACAGGATTTTCAAGAGTTGGAAACAGATGTTTGATTATGGCTTATTCACATGTAGCTCATGATTGTGTTGTTGGTGATAATGTTATTCTTGCAAACGGAGTTCAGCTTGCTGGACATGTTCAAGTGGATGATTGGGCTATTTTAGGAGGAATGTGCGGCATTCATCAGTTCTGTCATATTGGTAAGCACGTTATGATGAGTGTTAACTCTGTAGCGGTTAAAGATGTTCCGCCATTTGTTCTTTGTGGAAGAGCACCAATGAAGTTTGAAGGATTGAATGTAGTTGGTTTAAGAAGAAGAGGATTTAGTAATAATGATATTGAAGTATTAAAGAAAGCTTACAACTATATTTATAACTCGGGATTAAATGTATCCGAAGGACTTGTAAGAGTTGAATCGGAATTATCAGATAATAATTATGCTGCAGACATAATATCTTTTGTGAAATCAAGCAAAAGAGGAATTATTGGGAAATGA
- a CDS encoding peptidase MA family metallohydrolase: MRPLKILLTVVLFFSTTLFAQFGKNKLYIKDYDWYYIQTKHFDIYFNQGGETLTEFAAKSAEDALTSIQNAFNYRVNSRITLIIYNSQNEFQETNVIDEYVTEGVQGFTELFKNRVVVQFTGSYKQFRHLIHHELVHAVMNDMFYGGSVQNIITNNISLQFPLWFNEGLAEYEALGWDVDTDMFIRDAAVNEYLPEINRLDNYFAYRGGQSVFYYIANKYGTEKIGELLNKIKGVGNVEEGFKATLGIDIKELGQRWKKEIKKTFWPDVALRDDPVDFAKRLTFPEKDKGFYNTSPTLSPQGDKIAFISNRDYYFGLYIMDVLTGKTIGPLAEGNQTPDFEELNILTPGLTWSPDGNKIAISAEHSGFDVIYIFDLEEDERETLKFDLESIESVTWSNDGKYLAFVGQTSKQSDIYIYNFETKELTDLTNDIFSDSDPAWSPDDKAIYFVSDRGDYLDVSNIDKDFKISEHNYSQKDIYKLNISDREIFRITDLPFSDETSPKVEANGERLIFISDINGINNIYIKNLSADEKSIKVTDIPIIPITNSISGLYQLSLSKDSKKLVFSSLYESVFNLFMLDNPFEPKTQLDTLKPTLYISKLEEKRNVKTDEKIVKDTLVAQTSEKEVNKEEQIKIFTGDVVESDTTSNKNSNDYSKFIFGTSDTNKEKVYANDSLFIPKNNLDENGNYLVNKYKITFGPDLVYANAGYSTFYGLIGTTVLSFSDVLGDHRLIGVTGLQIDLKNSDYGLAYYNLSGKIKYGIQGFHTARFVNIIRGNYINFFRYRSYGISLSASLPLNRFYRLEAGLGWLNVRGENLDDLSDPLDEASFIVPSLAYVHDNIMWGYTAPIQGTRYRFEAYGNPGLGNKRLSFYTLSGDYRTYLRFWTDYSFAIRFSGGYSGGENAQRFFMGGIENWINRSFATTEIPIESTSDYAFLTAVLPLRGYNYSERIGTKYLLMNYELRFPLIRYLIPGPLPILFNNIIGVAFIDAGAAWDNTSKLQLFNRDSDGYFRSKDLLMGTGVGARVFFLYFLLRFDVAWAYNFNHFSDPIFYFSIGADF, encoded by the coding sequence ATGAGACCACTCAAAATACTTTTGACTGTTGTTCTGTTTTTTTCAACTACATTGTTTGCGCAGTTTGGAAAAAACAAACTGTATATCAAAGATTATGATTGGTATTATATACAAACTAAACATTTTGATATTTACTTTAATCAAGGCGGTGAAACACTAACCGAGTTTGCAGCAAAATCTGCAGAGGATGCTTTGACATCAATACAGAATGCTTTTAATTACAGGGTAAATAGCAGAATCACTTTAATTATTTATAATTCACAAAATGAATTTCAGGAAACTAATGTAATTGATGAATACGTTACTGAAGGTGTTCAGGGTTTTACTGAACTGTTCAAAAACAGAGTTGTTGTTCAGTTTACCGGTTCATATAAACAATTCAGACATCTGATTCATCACGAACTTGTTCATGCTGTTATGAATGATATGTTCTATGGCGGATCAGTCCAGAATATAATAACAAATAATATTTCTCTTCAGTTTCCTTTATGGTTTAATGAGGGTCTTGCAGAATATGAAGCATTAGGATGGGATGTTGATACTGACATGTTTATCCGTGATGCCGCTGTAAATGAGTATTTGCCTGAGATAAACAGATTAGATAATTATTTTGCCTATCGTGGCGGTCAGTCAGTTTTTTACTATATAGCAAATAAATACGGAACAGAAAAAATTGGAGAACTGCTTAATAAAATTAAAGGTGTCGGCAATGTTGAAGAAGGATTTAAAGCAACTCTTGGAATAGATATAAAAGAACTTGGGCAAAGATGGAAGAAAGAAATTAAAAAAACTTTTTGGCCTGATGTTGCATTAAGAGATGATCCAGTTGATTTTGCAAAACGTTTAACCTTTCCCGAAAAAGATAAAGGGTTTTATAATACTTCTCCAACGCTTTCGCCACAGGGGGATAAAATTGCATTTATTTCAAACAGGGATTATTATTTCGGTTTGTACATTATGGATGTATTAACTGGAAAAACAATCGGTCCGCTTGCAGAAGGAAATCAGACCCCTGATTTTGAAGAGTTAAATATTTTAACACCGGGTTTAACCTGGTCGCCTGACGGAAATAAAATAGCAATATCCGCAGAGCATAGCGGTTTTGATGTTATATACATTTTTGATCTTGAAGAAGATGAAAGAGAAACATTGAAATTTGATTTGGAATCTATCGAAAGTGTTACCTGGTCAAACGATGGAAAATATCTGGCATTTGTAGGTCAGACTTCAAAGCAGTCCGATATTTATATATATAATTTTGAAACTAAAGAGCTTACGGATCTTACAAATGATATATTCAGTGATTCAGATCCTGCATGGTCGCCTGACGATAAAGCGATCTATTTCGTTTCTGATAGAGGTGATTATCTTGATGTAAGTAATATTGATAAAGATTTTAAAATTTCAGAACATAATTACTCACAAAAAGATATTTACAAACTTAATATTTCCGATAGAGAAATTTTTAGAATAACTGATCTGCCGTTTAGCGATGAAACTTCTCCTAAAGTAGAAGCTAACGGAGAAAGACTGATTTTTATTTCAGATATTAACGGTATAAACAATATCTATATTAAAAACTTATCTGCTGATGAAAAATCAATCAAAGTTACAGATATTCCAATTATCCCTATTACAAATTCAATTAGCGGATTATATCAATTATCTTTATCCAAGGACAGTAAAAAGCTGGTCTTTTCATCTCTATACGAATCTGTATTTAATCTTTTTATGCTTGATAATCCATTTGAGCCTAAAACACAATTAGATACTCTTAAGCCAACTCTCTACATTTCCAAACTGGAAGAAAAGCGAAATGTTAAGACTGATGAAAAAATTGTTAAAGATACATTGGTTGCACAAACCAGTGAAAAAGAAGTAAATAAAGAGGAGCAGATAAAAATATTTACAGGAGATGTAGTAGAATCAGATACTACATCAAATAAAAACTCAAATGATTATTCAAAATTTATTTTTGGTACATCTGATACTAATAAAGAAAAAGTATATGCAAATGACTCATTGTTTATTCCAAAAAATAATCTTGATGAAAATGGTAATTATCTTGTTAATAAATATAAAATAACCTTCGGACCTGATCTTGTTTATGCAAATGCTGGCTATAGTACATTTTATGGATTAATTGGAACTACTGTTTTAAGTTTTAGCGATGTACTGGGTGACCACCGTTTAATTGGTGTAACTGGTTTACAGATTGACCTTAAAAATTCTGACTATGGTTTAGCGTATTACAACCTTAGCGGCAAGATTAAATATGGTATTCAAGGTTTTCACACTGCAAGGTTTGTTAACATCATTAGAGGAAATTATATTAATTTTTTCAGATACAGAAGTTATGGCATTTCATTATCAGCATCATTGCCTCTTAACAGATTCTACCGTTTGGAAGCCGGCTTAGGTTGGCTTAATGTGCGTGGAGAAAACCTTGATGATCTTTCCGATCCGCTTGATGAAGCATCGTTTATTGTACCTTCATTGGCTTATGTACACGATAATATTATGTGGGGATATACTGCTCCAATTCAGGGAACCCGTTATCGGTTTGAAGCTTATGGAAATCCGGGACTTGGAAATAAACGATTAAGCTTTTATACATTAAGCGGAGATTACCGAACCTATCTAAGATTCTGGACAGATTATTCATTTGCCATTAGATTTTCAGGAGGATATTCTGGCGGTGAAAATGCACAAAGATTTTTTATGGGTGGAATAGAAAACTGGATAAACCGTTCATTTGCAACAACAGAGATCCCTATAGAATCTACAAGCGATTATGCATTCTTAACTGCTGTGTTACCATTAAGAGGATATAATTATTCAGAACGTATCGGCACCAAATATTTGCTTATGAATTATGAACTGAGATTTCCTTTAATCAGGTATTTGATTCCGGGTCCTTTACCAATCTTATTTAATAACATTATTGGTGTTGCATTTATTGATGCCGGTGCCGCTTGGGATAATACAAGTAAGCTGCAATTGTTTAATAGAGATTCAGATGGTTATTTTAGAAGTAAAGATTTACTTATGGGTACTGGTGTAGGTGCTAGAGTATTCTTCCTTTACTTTTTACTTAGATTTGATGTTGCCTGGGCTTATAATTTTAATCACTTTTCAGACCCAATATTCTATTTTTCAATCGGTGCTGATTTCTAA
- the rnr gene encoding ribonuclease R: MKKELKAFFNRNQSRGYKSKDISKKLGFISEYEYASLKAAIHKLEEEGFLIKIGKRYQLNKVPPTNKLTGRLEINKNGYGFVIINNGNNNDIFISSGNLGAALDGDIVEVELFAKQRGKNLEGQIIRIIKRKRKEYVGKLNKSKSFYFISPDDPNIHRDIYINKTRLKGAKTGDKVVVGNLSWDSSMLNPEGEVIEVYGKAGSVDAEVFSLSREFNLRYKFPKSVLTEADEISAYISEDEINKRVDYRDKNVFTIDPDDAKDFDDALSIEKSENGNYSIGIHIADVSYYVKKGSALDQESSSRGNSVYFVGKVIPMLPEKLSNQICSLIPNKDRLTYSVIVNITPRGKIVDYKIARTIINSKRRFTYEEAQKIIEQGNGAFSEDLLLLNKLAQLLRKKRMREGSFDFISPEVKFKLDENGVPVSIAIKQSLESNMLIEEYMLLANKIVASHISSDKQGAVKPFVYRVHDLPDKDKIIEFSRFVKTLGYSFDPNASAKSASFQNLLNQIKGKEEEALINELAIRSMAKAVYSTQNIGHYGLGFKYYTHFTSPIRRYSDLIVHRLLFYYLNNKAGEIYSLPQLEEICDNISATERNAVEAERFSVKIKQIEYLKNHLGNEFSAIISGIINFGIFVKLTDILAEGLIRLRDLDDDYYEHDEKKYAIIGKRTKKQYRLGDKVLVKLIRVDEERSELDFIIVDSKD, translated from the coding sequence ATGAAAAAAGAATTAAAAGCGTTTTTTAACCGCAATCAGAGCAGAGGTTATAAATCAAAAGATATTTCGAAAAAACTTGGTTTTATCTCCGAGTATGAATATGCATCTCTGAAGGCTGCAATACACAAACTTGAAGAAGAAGGTTTTTTGATAAAAATTGGTAAACGATATCAGCTTAATAAAGTACCGCCAACTAATAAACTTACAGGCAGATTAGAGATTAATAAAAATGGTTATGGTTTCGTAATTATCAATAATGGGAACAATAATGATATTTTTATTTCTTCGGGAAACTTAGGTGCTGCACTTGATGGTGATATAGTTGAAGTCGAATTATTTGCCAAACAAAGAGGAAAAAATCTTGAAGGGCAGATTATAAGAATCATCAAAAGAAAGCGGAAAGAATATGTTGGCAAGCTAAATAAATCCAAATCATTTTATTTCATTTCTCCTGATGATCCAAATATCCACAGAGATATTTATATCAATAAAACCCGTCTTAAAGGGGCTAAAACAGGTGACAAAGTTGTTGTTGGAAATTTATCCTGGGATAGTTCTATGCTTAATCCGGAAGGAGAAGTAATTGAAGTTTATGGAAAAGCCGGCTCTGTTGATGCTGAGGTTTTTTCACTTTCAAGGGAGTTTAATTTAAGATACAAGTTTCCTAAATCAGTATTAACTGAAGCAGATGAAATATCAGCTTATATTTCTGAAGATGAAATTAACAAGAGAGTTGATTACCGCGATAAGAATGTTTTTACTATTGATCCTGATGATGCTAAGGATTTTGATGATGCGTTATCAATTGAAAAATCTGAAAACGGGAATTATTCAATTGGGATTCACATTGCAGATGTTTCTTATTATGTAAAAAAAGGTTCGGCTCTTGATCAGGAATCAAGTTCCAGGGGCAACAGTGTTTATTTCGTTGGTAAAGTTATTCCAATGCTGCCGGAAAAATTATCTAATCAGATATGCTCACTGATTCCAAACAAAGACCGGCTTACTTATTCTGTAATTGTAAATATAACACCAAGAGGCAAAATAGTTGATTATAAAATAGCCAGGACGATAATCAATAGTAAAAGAAGATTTACCTATGAGGAAGCACAAAAAATTATAGAACAAGGTAATGGAGCATTTTCAGAAGATTTGCTGTTGCTTAATAAACTTGCACAGCTGCTCAGAAAAAAAAGAATGCGCGAAGGTTCATTTGATTTTATTTCTCCTGAAGTAAAATTCAAACTGGATGAGAATGGAGTTCCTGTTAGTATTGCAATAAAACAGTCTCTGGAAAGTAATATGCTTATTGAAGAGTATATGCTTCTTGCTAATAAAATTGTAGCTTCTCATATTTCATCAGATAAACAGGGGGCAGTTAAGCCATTTGTCTATCGGGTTCACGATTTACCAGATAAAGATAAAATCATCGAGTTTTCAAGATTTGTAAAAACACTTGGATATTCTTTCGATCCCAATGCTTCAGCTAAATCAGCAAGCTTTCAGAATTTATTAAATCAGATTAAAGGTAAAGAAGAAGAAGCATTAATTAATGAGTTAGCTATCCGCTCAATGGCAAAAGCGGTTTACTCGACACAGAACATTGGTCATTATGGTCTTGGGTTTAAATATTATACTCATTTCACTTCGCCTATCAGAAGATACAGTGATTTGATTGTGCATAGATTGTTGTTTTATTATCTTAATAATAAAGCGGGCGAAATTTATTCGCTTCCACAGTTGGAAGAAATTTGCGACAATATATCTGCAACTGAAAGAAATGCTGTAGAAGCAGAGCGATTCAGTGTTAAAATAAAACAGATAGAATATTTGAAGAATCATTTAGGCAATGAATTTTCAGCTATTATTTCTGGCATTATTAATTTTGGAATTTTTGTTAAACTTACAGACATACTTGCAGAAGGATTAATAAGATTACGGGATTTGGATGATGACTATTATGAGCACGACGAAAAAAAATATGCTATCATTGGAAAGAGAACCAAAAAACAATATCGTTTAGGTGATAAAGTACTTGTTAAGCTTATTCGTGTTGATGAGGAACGATCGGAATTGGATTTTATAATTGTTGATTCAAAGGATTAA
- the rfaE1 gene encoding D-glycero-beta-D-manno-heptose-7-phosphate kinase, whose amino-acid sequence MNKISAKRLLQLKNNIKGKRIAIVGDMMLDIYFWGDVKRISPEAPVPVLEVENEFYRFGGAANCALNINTLGGIAEPIGVIGYDNYGAIFNSLLNEQKINRNGIIEDDSRPTTTKTRVIADSQHIVRIDKENKQVLNKTIQGKIFDYIKSLIKNLDGIILQDYNKGVLSAPMIKQLIKLANKSNIIITVDPKFNNFFEYKNVTVIKPNRKEAEDILGIKIKTDVDISVAGNTLLKKLNAKNVLLTLGEGGIAVFERGKPEMRMPTKARKVADVSGAGDTVISTLTIALAAGANIYEASFLANYAGGLVCEEVGIVPIEIDKLFNTIIRENK is encoded by the coding sequence ATGAATAAGATTTCTGCAAAGAGATTGTTACAATTAAAGAACAACATAAAAGGTAAACGTATTGCTATAGTTGGCGATATGATGCTTGATATATATTTCTGGGGTGATGTTAAAAGGATTTCGCCCGAAGCACCCGTCCCTGTGCTTGAAGTGGAGAATGAATTTTACAGATTTGGCGGGGCAGCTAATTGTGCATTAAATATTAATACTTTAGGCGGTATAGCTGAACCGATAGGTGTTATTGGTTATGATAATTACGGTGCAATTTTTAATTCATTATTAAACGAACAAAAAATAAATCGTAATGGAATAATTGAAGATGACTCAAGACCGACAACAACTAAAACAAGAGTAATAGCGGATAGTCAGCACATAGTTCGTATTGATAAAGAAAATAAACAGGTCTTGAATAAAACTATTCAAGGTAAAATTTTTGATTATATAAAAAGTTTAATCAAAAATCTCGATGGAATTATTTTGCAGGATTATAACAAAGGGGTATTATCAGCTCCAATGATTAAACAGCTGATTAAACTTGCCAATAAAAGTAATATAATCATTACAGTTGATCCAAAGTTTAATAATTTTTTTGAATACAAAAATGTAACCGTTATCAAACCTAACAGAAAAGAAGCTGAAGATATACTTGGAATAAAAATAAAAACTGATGTAGATATTTCTGTTGCAGGAAATACTTTATTAAAAAAACTAAACGCTAAAAATGTTTTGTTGACTCTTGGCGAAGGCGGTATAGCTGTTTTTGAAAGAGGCAAACCGGAAATGAGAATGCCGACAAAAGCAAGAAAAGTAGCTGATGTATCCGGTGCAGGTGATACTGTTATTTCTACATTAACTATTGCGCTTGCAGCAGGAGCAAATATTTATGAAGCATCTTTCCTTGCAAATTATGCCGGAGGATTGGTCTGCGAAGAAGTTGGAATTGTTCCTATTGAAATTGATAAACTGTTTAATACAATTATCAGAGAAAATAAATGA
- the lpxD gene encoding UDP-3-O-(3-hydroxymyristoyl)glucosamine N-acyltransferase, with product MKISISEIATLTNGKISGDNSVLINNVAKIEEAVKGDLTFLYLPSYEKFFADTKASAIIVKSGFNKTRNDITYIECDSPDKAFFDIVRKYFTPRINISGIDPSASIHPTTKLGKNVSIGKYTVISAGCTIGDDTIILHNSTIMDNTSIGNNSVIYSNVSIRENSIIGNNVTIHNNSVIGSDGFGYNTNEKGEYIKIPQIGNVIIEDDVEIGSNVSVDRAAFGSTVIKRGCKIDNLVQIAHNVVIGEHSVLSAQSGISGSTKVGNHCILAGQVGLVGHIELTDNVVITAQSGVSKSINKPGYYLGSPVRDIKTAQKLNAHVHNLPNYAQKITELQIEINKLKEKLG from the coding sequence ATGAAAATTAGTATCAGTGAAATTGCTACTTTAACCAACGGAAAAATATCCGGGGATAATTCTGTTTTAATAAATAATGTAGCAAAGATTGAAGAAGCTGTTAAAGGCGATCTTACTTTTCTTTATCTGCCGTCTTATGAAAAATTTTTCGCTGATACAAAAGCAAGCGCTATAATTGTTAAGTCTGGATTTAATAAAACCCGTAATGATATTACATATATTGAATGTGATTCACCCGATAAAGCTTTTTTTGATATCGTCAGAAAGTATTTTACTCCAAGAATAAATATTTCTGGTATTGACCCTTCAGCATCTATACATCCGACAACCAAACTTGGTAAAAATGTATCCATCGGGAAATATACTGTAATCTCAGCCGGCTGCACAATTGGCGATGATACAATAATACTTCATAACTCAACTATAATGGATAATACAAGCATCGGAAATAATTCAGTTATCTATTCGAATGTCAGTATTAGAGAAAATAGTATCATTGGAAACAATGTAACAATTCATAATAATTCAGTAATTGGAAGCGATGGCTTTGGCTATAATACAAATGAAAAAGGCGAGTATATCAAGATTCCACAGATAGGCAATGTAATTATTGAAGACGATGTTGAAATCGGTTCTAATGTTTCTGTTGATAGAGCAGCTTTTGGTTCAACTGTTATTAAACGGGGCTGCAAGATTGATAATCTTGTTCAAATAGCGCATAATGTTGTAATTGGTGAACACTCTGTTCTCTCAGCCCAGAGCGGGATATCCGGCAGTACAAAAGTTGGCAATCATTGTATTCTTGCCGGTCAGGTTGGATTAGTAGGACATATTGAACTGACAGATAATGTTGTTATCACTGCACAATCAGGAGTTTCTAAATCTATAAATAAGCCAGGCTATTATCTTGGTTCACCGGTTAGAGATATAAAGACTGCTCAAAAATTAAACGCTCATGTTCATAACCTACCAAACTATGCACAAAAAATAACTGAACTACAGATAGAGATTAATAAGCTTAAAGAAAAGCTTGGTTGA
- a CDS encoding FmdB family zinc ribbon protein, which yields MPTYEYKCTKCGHRFEIFQSMKDEPLKICPVCKGKIKRLIGAGAGPIFKGSGFYQTDYKNSNNTSTGNSKTNNQDISNKAGSEKKSDSKTKNKE from the coding sequence ATGCCAACGTATGAATATAAATGCACTAAATGTGGACATAGATTTGAAATTTTTCAATCAATGAAAGACGAGCCACTAAAAATCTGTCCTGTTTGTAAAGGTAAGATAAAAAGATTAATAGGTGCAGGTGCCGGTCCAATTTTTAAGGGAAGCGGTTTTTATCAAACAGATTATAAAAACTCTAATAATACCTCAACCGGAAATTCAAAAACTAACAATCAAGACATCAGTAATAAGGCAGGTTCAGAGAAGAAATCTGATTCAAAAACCAAAAATAAAGAGTAA